A part of Chitinivorax sp. B genomic DNA contains:
- a CDS encoding RES family NAD+ phosphorylase — protein MTSPLTLWRISNYADLAGKGGLIGPARWHSKGRPIVYLATSPASALLETLVHLEVNSLAALPRNYQLLQVTVPDHVSIASLDQDILTDDWREQTLLTRSIGDQWLRQGASALLYVPSAIVPHTQNMLMNPLHPDTNRCVILSAQRYPFDNRLLPPAPHDTR, from the coding sequence ATGACCTCACCTCTGACACTGTGGCGTATCAGCAACTACGCTGATCTGGCCGGGAAGGGTGGCCTGATCGGACCTGCTCGCTGGCATAGCAAAGGCCGGCCGATCGTCTATTTGGCGACTTCGCCTGCCAGCGCGCTGCTGGAAACGCTAGTTCACCTGGAAGTCAACAGCCTTGCCGCCCTGCCTCGCAATTATCAGCTGCTGCAGGTCACCGTACCAGACCACGTCAGCATCGCCTCTCTGGATCAGGACATACTCACCGACGATTGGCGCGAACAAACTTTGCTTACCCGGAGTATCGGCGACCAATGGCTGCGTCAGGGTGCTTCGGCCTTGCTCTATGTCCCCAGCGCCATCGTACCGCACACACAGAATATGCTGATGAACCCGTTACACCCGGATACAAACCGCTGTGTAATCTTGTCCGCACAACGCTATCCGTTCGACAATCGATTGCTACCACCTGCCCCGCATGACACACGTTGA
- a CDS encoding antitoxin Xre/MbcA/ParS toxin-binding domain-containing protein has protein sequence MPQAKTFKFAAPAATDLPDDYSRLSQLLSVDVTDELNLAEHISAGLPLDVVSMLTNAGIKRSEIISLVAPARTLQHRQSKGEPLNPEESERAVRLARIITQAESVFGDRTDAITWLRRSLLRFNGKSPLDMLRTDVGCRLVENYLIEIDEGYAA, from the coding sequence ATGCCGCAAGCCAAGACATTCAAGTTCGCAGCCCCTGCTGCGACCGACCTGCCCGACGACTACAGTCGCCTTTCACAATTACTCTCAGTCGATGTGACAGATGAACTGAATCTGGCCGAACATATCAGTGCTGGCCTGCCTCTGGATGTAGTCAGTATGTTGACCAATGCAGGCATCAAGCGATCGGAGATCATCAGCCTAGTCGCCCCAGCCCGTACGTTGCAACACCGTCAAAGCAAGGGGGAACCGCTCAACCCGGAAGAAAGCGAGCGCGCCGTCAGACTGGCCAGAATCATTACCCAGGCTGAATCAGTGTTTGGCGATCGAACAGATGCCATCACCTGGTTACGCCGCTCACTGTTACGCTTTAATGGCAAATCGCCACTGGACATGCTGCGCACTGACGTTGGTTGCCGCCTGGTAGAAAATTACCTGATTGAAATCGATGAAGGCTACGCTGCCTGA
- a CDS encoding ATP-binding protein, whose product MPRSLFGRLALMLVGLVVASQLFTLALLNYNWRHLMAEQVSEEVMDALADLESSLANMTLDERALYLDAYNRPFSINLLPTIAARPPADSHPLPGDLNALVARLRTDGLVFSDQRYTVQPKPLLWLQISMLNEPHWLIIPLGRPQPGLRTTLSLAVVGFSALALIAAFFFAWYLNRPLKRLISAARQLALGQHPAPLPEGGMRETRSLALTFNSMTTALQQAETDRRVMLAGISHDVRTPLTRLRLGVEMMSDDSLRDGMLTDIDDIERIVRQFRDFIAGEPEEPAQHCDLNELLRETRDRYQRQGLSLATELAPDAPWIKVHPLAIQRMLTNLIDNARLYGSPPIELSSHVEGGRLILRLRDHGPGVPAELIPTLLQPFTRLDPARRADGGSGLGLAIVKRIVEAHGANLKVSNHSAGGLLITVAFPIAPSAQNA is encoded by the coding sequence ATGCCACGATCGTTGTTCGGCCGGCTGGCGCTGATGCTGGTCGGACTGGTTGTAGCCAGTCAATTGTTCACGCTGGCATTGCTGAATTACAACTGGCGGCACCTGATGGCCGAACAGGTGTCGGAAGAGGTCATGGATGCCCTGGCCGACCTTGAATCTTCGCTGGCCAACATGACGCTCGATGAACGAGCACTATATCTTGATGCCTACAACCGCCCGTTCTCCATCAACCTGCTGCCCACGATTGCAGCCCGGCCACCAGCCGACAGCCACCCATTGCCAGGTGATCTGAATGCGTTGGTGGCGCGGCTGCGCACCGATGGGTTGGTCTTCAGTGACCAGCGCTATACTGTACAGCCCAAGCCACTACTATGGCTGCAGATCAGCATGCTGAACGAGCCGCATTGGCTGATCATCCCATTGGGACGCCCACAGCCCGGGCTGCGTACGACACTCAGTCTGGCGGTGGTCGGCTTCTCGGCACTGGCATTGATCGCCGCATTTTTCTTTGCCTGGTATCTCAACCGGCCATTGAAGCGGCTGATTTCCGCAGCCCGGCAATTGGCACTGGGCCAGCACCCTGCCCCACTACCTGAAGGTGGTATGCGTGAAACCCGCAGCCTTGCATTGACCTTCAACAGCATGACCACCGCATTGCAGCAAGCCGAAACCGATCGTCGTGTCATGCTGGCCGGGATCTCACATGATGTGCGTACCCCGCTGACCCGGCTGCGGCTGGGTGTGGAAATGATGAGTGACGATAGCCTGCGCGATGGCATGCTGACCGATATCGACGACATTGAGCGGATTGTGCGACAGTTTCGCGATTTTATTGCCGGCGAGCCTGAAGAGCCCGCCCAGCATTGCGATCTCAATGAACTGCTGCGAGAAACCCGTGACCGCTACCAACGGCAGGGACTGAGCCTGGCCACCGAACTGGCACCAGACGCGCCCTGGATCAAGGTACATCCGCTCGCAATCCAGCGTATGCTGACCAATCTGATCGATAACGCGCGGCTCTACGGGAGCCCACCTATCGAACTGAGTAGCCATGTTGAAGGAGGTCGGTTGATACTTCGCCTACGCGACCACGGTCCAGGTGTACCGGCCGAGTTGATCCCAACCCTGCTGCAACCGTTCACCCGGCTGGATCCGGCCCGCCGTGCAGATGGGGGCAGTGGTCTTGGATTGGCCATCGTCAAACGAATCGTCGAAGCTCATGGCGCCAACTTGAAAGTCAGCAATCATTCCGCCGGCGGCCTGTTAATTACTGTTGCCTTCCCGATTGCCCCATCCGCGCAAAACGCCTAG
- the ompR gene encoding two-component system response regulator OmpR: MNTTKKRILVIDDDPRLRDLLLRYLTEQGFDVDAYADTSQLDKRLQRNRPHLLVLDLMLPGEDGLSACRRLRAQHDALPILMLTAKGDDIDRIIGLEMGADDYLAKPFNPRELVARINAVLRRHAQTPALAADYNAEEVYEFSGFVLDAGSRKLTRDGQDIVLTHAEFSILKVLAMHPRHPLSRERLMELARGKEHEAFDRSIDVQISRLRKLIEANPAEPKFIQTVWGFGYVFVPDGGPR; encoded by the coding sequence ATGAATACCACCAAGAAACGCATTCTGGTCATTGACGATGACCCCCGCCTGCGCGATCTGCTGTTGCGCTATCTGACTGAACAAGGCTTCGATGTCGATGCATATGCCGACACCAGCCAGCTGGACAAACGGTTGCAACGTAACCGGCCTCACCTGCTGGTGCTGGACCTGATGTTGCCTGGCGAAGACGGTCTTTCGGCATGCCGACGCCTGCGCGCCCAACACGATGCCTTACCAATCCTGATGTTGACTGCCAAAGGTGACGATATCGACCGGATCATCGGCCTGGAAATGGGGGCTGACGATTATCTGGCCAAACCATTCAATCCACGTGAACTGGTCGCACGCATTAATGCGGTACTACGTCGCCACGCTCAGACGCCTGCATTGGCTGCGGATTACAATGCAGAAGAGGTATACGAGTTCTCTGGTTTCGTTCTGGATGCAGGCTCGCGCAAGCTGACCCGGGATGGACAGGACATTGTGCTAACCCATGCCGAGTTCTCGATTCTCAAGGTGTTGGCCATGCACCCGCGTCATCCGCTATCACGTGAACGCCTGATGGAGCTGGCGCGTGGTAAGGAACACGAAGCATTCGACCGTTCCATTGATGTGCAGATTTCCCGGTTGCGCAAGCTGATCGAGGCCAACCCGGCCGAGCCCAAATTCATCCAGACAGTGTGGGGCTTTGGCTACGTCTTCGTACCAGATGGCGGACCGCGCTGA
- a CDS encoding Spy/CpxP family protein refolding chaperone produces MMMFGVKTNRLFRLSQALRAGWLLLGMTGLLLMGIAQAQSRANQVAGRPALLRVGDEPPYVEHRERRLERALRDGKITPEEADRLRERWRGQGPQQELWGYPKRPGMAPPDSAWKERRKRLVESLTPPQRQQFEDMQQQDRQARERLEQGLSDQQRERMRRRHELSPEERRELFESLTPEQREQIKSHFKQRRQAREQFFNSLTPEQRSLMPPPMHPSMDKPPGGE; encoded by the coding sequence ATGATGATGTTCGGGGTAAAGACTAATCGCCTGTTCCGGCTATCGCAAGCATTGCGTGCCGGTTGGCTGCTGCTGGGGATGACGGGTCTGCTGCTGATGGGCATTGCCCAGGCACAATCGCGCGCCAACCAGGTAGCTGGTCGCCCGGCATTGCTGCGAGTAGGGGATGAGCCTCCTTATGTCGAGCATCGCGAGCGCCGCTTGGAACGGGCGTTGCGGGATGGCAAAATTACCCCTGAGGAAGCAGACCGTCTGCGTGAGCGGTGGCGAGGCCAAGGCCCGCAGCAGGAATTGTGGGGTTATCCGAAGCGCCCCGGCATGGCCCCGCCGGACTCAGCCTGGAAGGAGCGCCGCAAGCGGCTGGTCGAGAGCCTTACTCCACCCCAGCGCCAACAATTTGAAGACATGCAACAGCAAGACCGTCAAGCGCGGGAACGGCTGGAGCAGGGCCTGTCGGATCAGCAAAGGGAGCGGATGCGTCGCCGCCACGAGCTGTCACCGGAGGAACGTCGTGAACTGTTTGAGAGTTTGACGCCTGAACAGCGTGAACAGATCAAATCGCATTTCAAACAGCGGCGGCAAGCCCGTGAGCAATTTTTCAATAGCCTGACTCCCGAGCAGCGCAGTCTGATGCCGCCGCCAATGCATCCGTCCATGGATAAGCCACCGGGTGGCGAGTAG